One window of Nostoc sp. C052 genomic DNA carries:
- a CDS encoding ATP-binding protein, translating into MGKVARMLMATPFRTVQSWWRKTFSAPTTDEITTLYKDWRNRFLWQRLRLWLWLALICLLSFTLRDIYGLFFPFQELESLPEVLRTQRLVINIAMLASIIICFALHKTKLGRHHPDLLFLGSSWSISLASQLFATLRGFALPDTIGWSLLFLSQAVLMPVCWILHLLTQVSVLVYYFGVNTALGLKTPIPEHPEIYNVTFILYIFWFCIICDIGVYLYDRLQRSEFYARQELEFAYQKLKVAEAKYRSIFENAVEGIFQSSPNGRYITANPALARIYGYSLPEEVTANFTDIEQLYVDPNRRAEFVRLMEKYGSVSEFESQVYRRDGSIVWISEKAYAVLDEQGKLLYYEGLIEDITQRKQTEEELRVFFHAVSHDLRNPVLGTLMVLKNLLNQGVGSGEQGENSSPLPPASRPSASSQSPIPVSRSILERMIQSSDRQLNLINSLMETHISEVRGVVLQYQSVQLLTVVKAAIADLEPLLAQNQAKLTNLVSADLPLVNADPTQLWRVFSNLIVNALKHNPPGLLLTINATRKDDMIYCTVSDNGVGISKQQSDRLFDLYFRGANIGNSVGLGLGLYLCKQIIHAHGGEIGVNSALNAGATFWFTLPIS; encoded by the coding sequence ATGGGCAAAGTTGCTCGGATGCTAATGGCTACTCCATTTAGAACAGTGCAAAGCTGGTGGAGAAAAACCTTTTCTGCACCAACAACAGATGAAATCACTACTCTTTACAAAGATTGGCGTAACCGTTTTTTGTGGCAGAGATTACGTTTATGGTTATGGCTAGCGCTGATTTGTCTGTTGTCTTTTACTTTGCGAGACATTTACGGCTTGTTTTTCCCTTTTCAAGAGTTGGAAAGTCTGCCAGAAGTACTTAGAACTCAACGCCTTGTAATTAATATTGCAATGCTGGCAAGTATAATTATATGCTTTGCCTTACATAAGACTAAGTTAGGTCGTCATCATCCAGATTTATTATTTTTGGGGTCTTCTTGGTCAATTAGTCTAGCATCGCAGTTGTTTGCAACTCTTAGAGGTTTCGCACTACCCGATACCATTGGTTGGTCGCTGCTGTTTTTGAGCCAAGCTGTGTTGATGCCCGTTTGCTGGATTCTTCACTTGTTGACTCAAGTGAGTGTGCTGGTTTACTATTTTGGTGTGAATACGGCACTTGGACTAAAAACACCAATCCCCGAACATCCAGAAATATATAATGTAACCTTCATTTTATACATTTTTTGGTTTTGTATTATATGTGATATCGGTGTTTATCTGTACGATCGCCTGCAACGCTCTGAGTTTTACGCCCGTCAAGAACTAGAATTTGCCTATCAGAAACTCAAGGTTGCAGAAGCTAAATATCGCAGCATTTTTGAAAATGCCGTTGAAGGGATTTTTCAAAGCAGTCCCAATGGTCGTTATATTACAGCAAATCCTGCTTTAGCACGAATTTATGGCTATTCCTTACCGGAGGAAGTGACAGCAAATTTCACTGATATTGAGCAATTGTACGTCGATCCGAACCGCCGGGCAGAATTTGTGCGCCTGATGGAAAAGTATGGCAGTGTTTCGGAATTTGAGTCCCAAGTTTATCGCCGAGACGGGAGTATTGTCTGGATTTCGGAAAAAGCTTATGCAGTGCTTGACGAACAGGGAAAACTCCTTTACTACGAAGGTTTGATAGAAGATATTACCCAGCGTAAGCAAACTGAAGAAGAACTAAGAGTATTTTTCCATGCCGTTTCCCACGACTTACGCAATCCAGTGCTTGGTACTTTAATGGTATTGAAGAATTTGCTAAATCAGGGAGTGGGGAGTGGGGAGCAGGGGGAAAATTCCTCTCCTCTGCCCCCCGCATCCCGCCCCTCTGCCTCTTCCCAATCCCCAATCCCCGTTTCACGCTCAATTTTAGAGCGGATGATTCAAAGTAGCGATCGCCAACTGAACTTAATTAATTCGTTGATGGAAACTCATATTAGCGAGGTGCGGGGTGTTGTTTTGCAATATCAATCAGTACAATTACTGACAGTTGTCAAAGCTGCGATCGCTGATTTAGAGCCATTACTAGCACAAAATCAAGCCAAGCTGACAAATCTGGTATCCGCAGATTTGCCTTTGGTGAATGCCGATCCTACGCAACTATGGCGAGTTTTTTCTAACTTAATTGTCAATGCTTTGAAACATAATCCCCCTGGATTGCTCTTGACAATCAATGCTACCCGTAAGGATGACATGATTTACTGTACTGTCAGTGATAACGGCGTAGGAATTAGTAAACAACAAAGCGATCGGCTTTTTGACCTTTACTTTCGGGGTGCAAATATCGGCAATTCTGTAGGCTTGGGATTAGGGTTGTATTTGTGTAAGCAAATCATCCATGCTCACGGCGGTGAAATTGGTGTCAACAGTGCATTGAATGCAGGGGCAACATTCTGGTTTACCTTACCTATTAGCTGA
- a CDS encoding Uma2 family endonuclease, whose protein sequence is MATQLSQAKSPKELVITWEALPKDFQLEDEPVENTGQPLLAGALRESLEISGFIQPQMLIASNFGLCATVNGQFIAKAPDWVYVPLVNEIVGNRKSYTPNLEGNIPAIAIEFLSDTEGGEYSVKRSYPPGKWFFYEHILQIPIYIIFEPNGGLLEYYQLENQRYELKLPDENGRHWIDAMGLFLGTWQGTKEGRTGYWLRWWDQAGNLLPWAVEQIEQERQRAEQESQRAEQERQQKERLIAYLQSQGIDPNNLPQFE, encoded by the coding sequence ATGGCAACCCAACTCAGCCAAGCCAAATCACCAAAAGAACTGGTAATCACCTGGGAAGCCTTACCCAAGGATTTTCAACTAGAGGATGAACCAGTGGAGAATACAGGTCAGCCGCTTTTGGCTGGTGCTTTGCGTGAAAGCCTAGAAATCAGTGGATTCATTCAACCCCAGATGTTGATCGCTTCTAACTTTGGTCTTTGTGCAACAGTCAACGGGCAATTTATCGCCAAAGCACCTGACTGGGTTTATGTGCCATTGGTTAATGAAATTGTGGGTAATCGCAAAAGTTATACACCCAATTTAGAAGGAAATATCCCCGCGATCGCTATCGAATTTTTATCCGATACCGAGGGCGGAGAATATTCAGTAAAGCGAAGTTATCCACCGGGAAAATGGTTTTTCTACGAGCATATTTTGCAGATTCCTATCTACATCATTTTTGAACCTAATGGCGGTTTATTAGAATATTATCAACTAGAAAATCAACGCTATGAGTTAAAGCTACCCGATGAAAATGGTCGTCATTGGATTGATGCAATGGGCTTATTTTTGGGAACTTGGCAAGGAACAAAAGAAGGGCGAACTGGTTATTGGTTGCGCTGGTGGGATCAAGCTGGGAATTTGTTACCGTGGGCTGTGGAACAGATTGAACAAGAACGCCAACGCGCTGAACAAGAAAGTCAACGTGCTGAACAAGAACGTCAGCAAAAAGAAAGACTAATTGCTTATTTACAATCTCAGGGTATTGATCCAAATAATTTGCCCCAGTTCGAGTAG
- a CDS encoding NADP-dependent isocitrate dehydrogenase, with amino-acid sequence MYEKITPPAAGAKITFKNGEPIVPDNPIIPFIRGDGTGIDIWPATQKVLDAAVAKAYQGQRQISWFKVYAGDEACDLYGTYQYLPQDTLTAIEEYGVAIKGPLTTPIGGGIRSLNVALRQIFDLYACVRPCRYYAGTPSPHKNPEKLDVIVYRENTEDIYLGIEWRQGSEIGDRLIKILNEELIPATPEHGKKRIPLDSGIGIKPISKTGSQRLVRRAIKHALLLPKNKQQVTLVHKGNIMKYTEGAFRDWGYELATSEFRQETVTEQESWILSNKEKNPNISLEENARQIEPGFDNLTPDKKAQVVKEVETVLNTIWSTHGEGKWKDKVLVNDRIADSIFQQIQTRPDEYSILATMNLNGDYLSDAAAAIVGGLGMGPGANIGDSSAIFEATHGTAPKHAGLDRINPGSVILSGVMMLEFLGWQEAADLIKKGLSDAIANSQVTYDLARLLEPPVEPLKCSEFAEAIIQHFE; translated from the coding sequence ATGTACGAAAAGATTACCCCCCCCGCAGCCGGAGCAAAAATCACCTTCAAAAATGGTGAACCTATCGTACCGGACAATCCAATTATCCCCTTTATTCGCGGCGACGGCACAGGTATAGACATCTGGCCTGCTACCCAAAAAGTCCTCGATGCTGCGGTAGCTAAAGCATATCAGGGTCAGCGTCAAATTAGCTGGTTCAAGGTTTACGCTGGAGACGAAGCTTGCGATTTATACGGTACTTATCAGTATTTACCTCAAGATACTCTCACGGCAATTGAAGAATATGGTGTAGCTATTAAAGGGCCTTTGACTACTCCCATTGGTGGGGGAATTCGTTCTTTAAATGTGGCATTACGGCAAATTTTTGACTTGTATGCCTGCGTGCGTCCTTGCCGTTACTATGCAGGTACACCCTCACCCCACAAAAATCCCGAAAAGCTGGATGTAATTGTTTATCGGGAAAATACAGAAGATATTTATTTAGGGATTGAGTGGCGACAAGGTAGCGAAATCGGCGATCGCTTAATTAAGATTCTTAACGAAGAACTAATCCCCGCCACCCCAGAACACGGGAAAAAACGCATTCCTCTTGATTCTGGTATTGGCATCAAACCCATCAGTAAAACTGGTTCCCAACGCCTAGTTAGACGTGCTATCAAACACGCCTTGCTATTGCCCAAAAATAAGCAACAAGTGACTTTGGTGCATAAGGGGAACATTATGAAGTACACCGAAGGCGCTTTCCGCGACTGGGGTTATGAACTAGCAACCAGTGAATTTCGCCAAGAAACTGTCACTGAACAGGAATCTTGGATTTTGAGTAACAAGGAAAAAAATCCGAATATTTCCTTGGAAGAAAACGCCCGCCAGATTGAGCCAGGGTTTGATAATCTTACCCCAGACAAGAAAGCGCAAGTTGTCAAGGAAGTCGAAACTGTTCTTAACACAATTTGGTCAACCCACGGCGAGGGCAAATGGAAAGATAAAGTTTTGGTGAATGACCGGATTGCTGACAGTATTTTTCAACAAATCCAAACCAGACCGGATGAATATTCGATTCTGGCGACGATGAACTTGAACGGCGATTATTTGTCTGATGCCGCTGCTGCCATTGTTGGCGGATTGGGAATGGGCCCAGGGGCAAATATTGGTGACTCTAGTGCCATATTTGAAGCTACCCACGGCACTGCACCCAAACACGCCGGATTGGATCGGATCAATCCTGGTTCAGTGATTTTGTCTGGTGTGATGATGCTGGAATTTTTGGGTTGGCAAGAAGCCGCAGACCTAATTAAGAAAGGTTTAAGCGATGCGATCGCAAATAGTCAAGTCACCTACGATTTAGCCCGGTTGCTAGAACCACCAGTTGAACCATTAAAATGTTCTGAATTTGCTGAGGCAATTATTCAGCATTTTGAATGA
- a CDS encoding GUN4 domain-containing protein — protein sequence MTDPMILSDPANDIDSLRRPLIAGSEKVQQQIIPQLAELGNEGLDVLMEFLLKRRENPATWVDGKAYQVLYNSDAPQAKEFLRSSFPEGIVPLKSECGINYNSLQQLLAAQDFQAADRVTIEKMCELSGPTAVQRKWLYFTEVENTSAVDLQTINNLWLVHSEGKFGFSVQREIWLSLGKNWENFWPKIGWKAGNTWTRYPNEFTWDLSAPRGHLPLSNQLRGVRVFASLLSHPAWTKL from the coding sequence ATGACAGACCCAATGATTTTATCAGACCCGGCAAATGACATCGACTCCCTCCGACGACCGTTAATCGCTGGGTCTGAAAAAGTCCAACAACAGATAATCCCACAGTTAGCTGAGTTGGGTAATGAGGGATTAGACGTGTTGATGGAATTTTTACTGAAACGACGTGAAAACCCAGCGACTTGGGTTGATGGCAAAGCTTACCAAGTTCTTTATAACTCTGATGCACCTCAAGCCAAAGAATTTCTGCGCTCTTCTTTTCCTGAGGGAATTGTACCTCTAAAATCAGAGTGCGGGATTAACTACAATTCTTTGCAACAGCTACTTGCTGCTCAAGACTTTCAAGCAGCTGATCGCGTCACCATCGAAAAAATGTGCGAACTATCAGGGCCAACGGCTGTACAACGAAAATGGTTGTACTTTACTGAGGTAGAAAATACCTCGGCTGTTGACTTGCAAACCATTAACAACCTCTGGTTAGTCCACTCGGAAGGTAAATTTGGCTTTTCAGTGCAGCGAGAAATCTGGTTGAGTTTGGGTAAAAATTGGGAGAATTTCTGGCCGAAAATTGGCTGGAAAGCAGGTAATACTTGGACGCGATACCCTAACGAGTTTACCTGGGATTTGAGCGCCCCTAGAGGTCATTTACCCCTCTCTAATCAACTCCGGGGGGTACGAGTCTTTGCTTCTTTACTCTCTCACCCAGCTTGGACAAAGTTATGA
- a CDS encoding ABC transporter ATP-binding protein gives MASVRLEDIKRRFNNVTAIEDITFEIPDGEFWVLVGPSGCGKSTILRTIAGLETATSGKLFIGDRLVNNIPARQRDVAMVFQNYALYPHMSVAQNIGFGLQMRKVDRKIIQERVMNVARSLSLDHLLDRKPKQLSGGQQQRVALGRAIAREPQVFLLDEPLSNLDAQLRDDTRAELKQLHQELGITTIYVTHDQVEAMTLADKIVVLNRGRIQQIGDPQTIYASPANQMVASFLGSPPMNILPAIYKDNGFDVSGQLLVIPADVKEKLNLRQGYSFDLGIRPEHIFINESPSGFTVAYGGKPAYSADSPKRQEGNESQLIVEVKVVEPLGRETLIRAGLPGSAVVLNIQVGGDVRPRPGDRLSLQLDLNQLFIFDPKTGERIL, from the coding sequence ATGGCAAGTGTTCGTCTAGAAGATATTAAGCGTAGATTTAACAATGTCACTGCGATCGAGGATATTACCTTTGAAATTCCTGATGGCGAATTTTGGGTTTTAGTCGGGCCATCGGGTTGTGGTAAGTCTACAATTTTGCGAACGATCGCTGGTTTAGAAACCGCTACATCTGGCAAACTATTTATTGGCGATCGCTTGGTGAATAATATCCCCGCCAGACAACGAGATGTGGCGATGGTGTTCCAAAACTACGCTCTCTATCCTCACATGAGTGTGGCGCAAAACATCGGCTTTGGCTTGCAAATGCGGAAGGTTGACCGAAAAATCATTCAAGAACGAGTGATGAATGTGGCGCGATCGCTTTCTTTGGATCACTTGCTGGATCGTAAACCCAAACAACTTTCTGGGGGACAGCAACAACGGGTAGCATTAGGAAGAGCGATCGCTCGTGAACCCCAAGTGTTTTTACTTGATGAACCTTTATCTAATTTAGATGCCCAATTGCGCGATGATACCAGGGCAGAATTGAAACAGTTACATCAAGAATTAGGCATTACAACTATTTACGTCACTCACGATCAAGTTGAAGCGATGACTTTGGCTGATAAAATTGTCGTGCTAAATCGTGGACGGATTCAACAAATCGGCGATCCCCAAACTATTTATGCAAGTCCTGCTAATCAGATGGTGGCAAGCTTTTTAGGCAGTCCGCCAATGAATATTCTGCCTGCAATCTATAAAGATAATGGTTTTGATGTCAGTGGACAGTTATTAGTAATTCCAGCGGATGTCAAGGAAAAATTAAATTTGCGTCAGGGATATAGTTTTGATTTGGGGATTCGTCCAGAGCATATTTTTATTAACGAATCGCCCTCCGGGTTCACAGTCGCCTACGGCGGGAAACCCGCCTACAGCGCTGATTCACCAAAACGCCAAGAAGGAAATGAGAGTCAGCTGATTGTGGAAGTGAAGGTGGTGGAACCTTTGGGAAGGGAAACTTTGATTCGTGCTGGTTTACCTGGTTCGGCGGTGGTATTGAATATTCAGGTAGGTGGGGATGTGCGTCCGCGTCCAGGCGATCGTCTTTCTCTGCAACTAGATTTAAATCAGTTGTTTATATTTGATCCCAAAACTGGGGAAAGAATATTATAA
- a CDS encoding superoxide dismutase, whose amino-acid sequence MTINRRHFLFIFTVGAGAFALDACALAEKSPEGNTAIPDTTPNTTGAIQLPPLAYAYEALEPHIDAKTMQFHHDKHHATYVKNLNAALDKHPELKSKTVEELLQKLDKVPQDIRKTVRNNGGGHVNHSMFWKIMKPKGGGEPTGDIASAINKNFGSFAAFKKQFNEAGAGRFGSGWVWLVRNKNGKLEVTTTANQDSPLSEGKYPILGNDVWEHAYYLNYQNRRADYLDAWWNVVNWDEINKRFAAASKFA is encoded by the coding sequence ATGACTATTAATCGACGCCATTTCTTGTTCATATTCACAGTAGGTGCAGGTGCTTTTGCATTAGATGCTTGTGCATTAGCAGAAAAATCTCCTGAGGGTAATACTGCAATTCCCGATACAACACCAAATACAACAGGTGCTATCCAGCTGCCCCCTTTAGCTTACGCCTACGAAGCACTGGAACCACACATCGATGCTAAAACGATGCAATTTCACCACGATAAACACCACGCAACCTATGTGAAAAACCTGAATGCAGCCTTAGACAAACACCCAGAACTCAAAAGTAAAACTGTTGAAGAACTGTTGCAGAAACTTGACAAAGTACCACAAGATATTCGTAAAACAGTACGTAATAATGGGGGTGGTCATGTTAACCACTCAATGTTCTGGAAAATTATGAAGCCAAAAGGTGGGGGAGAACCAACAGGAGATATAGCCTCTGCTATTAATAAAAACTTTGGCTCTTTTGCAGCTTTCAAAAAACAGTTTAACGAAGCTGGTGCTGGTCGTTTTGGTAGTGGTTGGGTTTGGCTAGTACGTAACAAAAATGGCAAGTTAGAAGTGACAACTACAGCTAATCAAGATAGTCCTTTAAGTGAAGGCAAATATCCTATCCTGGGTAATGACGTATGGGAACACGCCTATTATCTCAATTACCAGAATCGCCGCGCCGATTATTTAGATGCTTGGTGGAACGTGGTTAATTGGGATGAGATTAACAAGCGGTTTGCAGCCGCAAGTAAATTTGCTTAA
- the rsmG gene encoding 16S rRNA (guanine(527)-N(7))-methyltransferase RsmG, whose translation MTNLLPEMAEIWQQTLNWQPTVQQQAQFQKLYELILEGNRQLNLTRITDTQEFWEKHLWDSLRGIAPLLSANFSTASPALIDIGTGAGFPGIPVTITLPNCTITLLDSTRKKIAFIDNLLTELALSNAKTIVGRAEEIGHHPQHRLAYDIALIRAVGAASVCAEYTLPLLKQGGLAIIYRGNWTEDETTGLQNAVKQLGGVIESIEKFTTPLSHSIRHCVYLRKVATTPIQFPRAIGVPTQKPL comes from the coding sequence ATGACAAACTTATTGCCTGAGATGGCAGAAATCTGGCAGCAAACCCTCAATTGGCAACCAACTGTCCAACAGCAAGCGCAATTTCAAAAGCTTTATGAGTTAATCCTAGAAGGTAATCGCCAACTAAATTTAACTCGCATCACTGACACCCAAGAATTTTGGGAAAAACATCTCTGGGATTCTCTACGAGGAATTGCACCCCTGTTATCAGCAAATTTCTCTACTGCTTCCCCTGCTCTCATTGATATTGGTACAGGTGCGGGTTTTCCAGGTATTCCAGTGACAATTACTCTACCTAATTGCACAATTACTCTTCTCGATTCCACTCGGAAAAAAATTGCTTTTATCGACAATCTATTAACTGAACTTGCCCTTAGCAATGCTAAAACTATCGTTGGTAGGGCTGAAGAAATCGGTCATCATCCCCAGCATCGATTAGCTTACGATATTGCATTGATTCGTGCTGTCGGTGCAGCCTCGGTATGTGCAGAATATACCCTACCACTGCTCAAACAGGGAGGTTTAGCCATAATTTATCGCGGTAATTGGACAGAGGATGAAACAACTGGTTTGCAGAATGCTGTGAAGCAGTTGGGTGGCGTGATTGAATCAATCGAAAAATTTACAACACCCCTGAGTCACAGCATCCGCCACTGTGTCTATTTGCGTAAGGTAGCTACCACACCAATTCAGTTTCCCCGTGCTATTGGTGTACCTACCCAAAAGCCTCTTTAA
- a CDS encoding ABC transporter ATP-binding protein, whose translation MLYLRNVNYHPTACPTAILKSINLELAPQQLGLIIGPSGSGKSTLLEILSGLAEPTTGALFWREQELIAEQLQQLAGLVFQFPERHFCGGSILEELRLGHPELGSERVRQALSEVGLEHLSLSVAPHALSGGQQRRLALAVQLIRQPNLLLLDEPTAGLDWSMRRQLVNLLAKLKQDWTLLIVTHDAGDLLAIADRCWTLNHGELESVDPKTLEAKAKEPLPTV comes from the coding sequence ATGCTCTATCTCCGAAATGTAAATTATCATCCTACAGCGTGCCCAACAGCGATTCTCAAATCGATCAACTTGGAATTAGCACCCCAGCAGCTAGGTCTGATTATTGGCCCAAGTGGTTCAGGTAAAAGTACCTTACTAGAAATTTTGTCGGGACTAGCCGAACCTACAACTGGCGCACTCTTCTGGCGGGAACAAGAACTGATAGCCGAACAGCTACAACAATTGGCTGGGTTGGTATTTCAGTTTCCAGAGCGACACTTTTGCGGTGGTTCGATTTTAGAAGAATTGCGTTTAGGACATCCTGAGTTAGGGTCAGAACGAGTCAGACAAGCGCTGAGTGAGGTGGGATTAGAGCATTTATCGCTTTCCGTTGCTCCTCATGCTTTGAGTGGCGGACAGCAACGACGTTTAGCTTTGGCAGTGCAATTGATTCGCCAGCCAAATTTACTGTTATTAGATGAACCCACAGCTGGGTTAGATTGGTCAATGCGTCGGCAACTAGTAAATTTATTAGCGAAATTGAAACAAGATTGGACACTGTTGATAGTGACACACGATGCTGGGGATTTGCTAGCGATCGCAGACCGTTGCTGGACACTCAACCACGGTGAACTAGAATCAGTAGATCCAAAGACACTAGAAGCCAAAGCTAAAGAACCTCTACCGACAGTGTGA
- a CDS encoding Sll0314/Alr1548 family TPR repeat-containing protein: MTKRCSSPRLIVSAQLTTFVQTAFAAAIAFGVAPWVIALNFWVSPSLAGDPFRDREPHQIGDQTEAAFKAIFQQGNYPVADRYLQQAISKEPNEPLAYAIKASLAYGNKDWAKLDTYSQKTLETGQKLISSDPLRGNLYTAVGHFLEGAVVITRQGTVKGVPQAFSRLRQVYEYLDKAEAISANDPELNLIKGYMDLLLAVNLPFASPDQAIRRLEQNAAPQYLVDRGVALAYRDLKKYPQALEYVNRAIKTTSDNPEIYYLKAQILKELGQKEKSQQITQEAIANFDKALTKKSQLPGDLVKQIESERKNAVSLNNPG, translated from the coding sequence ATGACTAAAAGGTGTTCTTCTCCTCGATTAATAGTGTCTGCTCAACTCACTACCTTTGTTCAGACTGCTTTTGCAGCTGCGATCGCCTTTGGCGTTGCCCCTTGGGTAATCGCACTTAATTTTTGGGTAAGTCCTTCTCTAGCTGGCGATCCCTTTCGCGATCGCGAACCTCATCAAATTGGCGACCAGACAGAAGCAGCTTTTAAAGCAATTTTCCAACAAGGTAATTATCCAGTAGCAGATCGTTATCTACAACAAGCAATATCCAAAGAGCCAAACGAACCTCTAGCTTATGCCATAAAGGCATCTTTAGCATACGGAAATAAGGATTGGGCTAAACTCGACACCTACAGCCAGAAAACTTTAGAAACTGGACAAAAACTAATTTCTAGCGATCCGTTGCGTGGTAATTTATACACTGCTGTTGGTCATTTTTTAGAGGGTGCAGTAGTTATCACCCGCCAGGGTACAGTCAAGGGTGTACCGCAAGCCTTTAGTCGGTTGCGACAAGTTTATGAATATTTAGATAAAGCCGAGGCAATCTCTGCCAACGATCCCGAACTAAATTTAATCAAGGGTTATATGGATTTATTATTGGCGGTTAATTTGCCTTTTGCTAGCCCAGATCAGGCAATTAGACGGTTAGAACAAAATGCTGCTCCCCAGTATCTAGTAGATCGGGGTGTTGCTCTTGCTTACCGGGATTTAAAAAAGTATCCACAAGCACTAGAGTATGTCAACCGAGCAATAAAAACCACATCCGATAATCCAGAAATTTATTATCTCAAAGCCCAAATCTTGAAAGAATTGGGGCAAAAAGAAAAAAGCCAGCAGATAACCCAGGAAGCGATCGCAAATTTTGACAAAGCATTGACTAAAAAATCCCAACTCCCAGGCGATTTAGTCAAACAAATTGAGAGTGAACGCAAAAATGCTGTTAGCCTTAACAATCCTGGGTAA
- a CDS encoding DUF3531 family protein, which yields MEIQFREINPFDMWIWLKFSTNPSAREKQYVEEVFNSWFYLGKLGAFNAENLQVQDTGLDISYMNYDEQGYDKSLLALMHNIGEFEYEGQWGRCWFDLGTSDAIALDILINALTQLSQEYVTIEQLYIGGENPDWPIEDSESRPQSIYDN from the coding sequence ATGGAGATTCAGTTCCGCGAAATTAATCCTTTTGATATGTGGATTTGGCTGAAATTCAGCACAAACCCTTCTGCGCGTGAAAAGCAGTATGTAGAAGAAGTTTTCAACTCCTGGTTTTATCTGGGTAAATTGGGTGCATTTAATGCAGAGAATCTTCAGGTGCAGGACACTGGACTCGATATCAGCTACATGAATTATGATGAACAAGGTTATGACAAAAGCCTACTAGCACTGATGCACAACATTGGTGAGTTTGAATATGAGGGTCAGTGGGGACGTTGTTGGTTTGACTTAGGAACCAGTGATGCGATCGCATTGGATATTTTAATCAACGCTCTCACACAGCTAAGTCAGGAATATGTCACCATTGAACAATTGTACATCGGTGGCGAAAATCCCGATTGGCCTATTGAGGATAGTGAAAGTCGTCCTCAGTCTATTTACGATAATTAG
- a CDS encoding NUDIX hydrolase, producing the protein MNKAGEIRVIALGLIRNGERIFLSEGYDPAKQERFYRALGGGVEFGETSRAALEREFQEEIQADLTNIKYLGCIENLFIFNGRQGHEIIQLYQCDFVDSKFYQLESLVFSESPHHKHRALWIDISRLKSGEFKLVPEVFFEYL; encoded by the coding sequence ATGAATAAAGCAGGTGAAATTCGGGTAATCGCTTTGGGGCTAATTCGGAATGGCGAACGCATATTTCTTTCTGAAGGCTACGATCCCGCAAAACAAGAAAGATTTTATCGGGCTTTAGGTGGTGGTGTTGAATTTGGCGAAACCAGCCGCGCCGCCTTAGAGCGGGAGTTTCAAGAGGAAATTCAAGCAGACTTAACGAATATTAAATATCTCGGTTGTATAGAGAACCTGTTTATATTTAATGGTAGGCAAGGTCATGAAATTATTCAGCTTTATCAATGTGACTTTGTTGATTCTAAATTTTATCAACTGGAAAGTTTAGTTTTTTCCGAATCACCACATCATAAACATAGAGCGTTATGGATAGATATTTCTCGCTTGAAATCAGGAGAATTCAAATTAGTACCTGAAGTCTTTTTTGAATATTTATAA
- a CDS encoding DUF3285 domain-containing protein: protein MSNSPSTESQPSYVKLAMRNMVRKGGTSLKHFALTAVGLLALLVGLAYLTH, encoded by the coding sequence ATGAGCAACTCACCTTCAACAGAATCCCAACCTAGCTACGTAAAACTCGCTATGCGAAACATGGTGCGGAAGGGTGGAACTTCCCTAAAGCATTTTGCACTGACTGCCGTAGGGCTTTTAGCTCTCCTTGTTGGTCTTGCTTATCTTACTCACTAA